The DNA window CCGCGGCTTGGATGCTTAGGTTTGGCTAACCTACAGTTTTCGAAGTGAGCTTCACCTAACTTCCCCAGCTCACCCGGACCCCGGTCCACCAGACTTTTGCAGAAAGAAGCCCCGATGAAGATCCGCAACAATGCGCTGGCCGGCATCGCACTCGCAGCCACCGCAGCCCTCGGACTGTCGGCCTGCGGCGGCTCCCCCGCCCCCGCCGGCTCCGGCACCGCAGCAGCTGCCAACGGCGAGATCACGGTCTACAACGCCCAGCACGAAAGCCTCACCCAGGAATGGGTGGACGAGTTCACCAAGGAAACCGGCGTCAAGGTCACCCTGCGCCAGGGCGACGACACCGAGATGTCCAACCAGATCGTCCAGGAAGGCCAGGCCTCGCCGGCGGACGTTTTCCTCACGGAGAACTCCCCCGCCATGGCCCAGGTGGAGAACGCCGGGCTGTTCGCTGACGTGGACAAGGACACTGTCGCCCAGGTTCCCGAAGCGTTCCGCCCGAGCACCAACAAGTGGACCGGCATCGCCGCCCGCTCCACCGTCCTGGTCTATGACAAGACCAAGCTCACCGAAGACAAGCTGCCCAAGTCCATGCTGGACCTGGCCAAGCCGGAGTGGAAGGGCAAGTGGGCCGCTTCACCGTCCGGCGCCGACTTCCAGGCCATCGTTGCCGCCCTGGTCGAGCTCAAGGGCGAGGCTGCCGCCGAAGAGTGGCTCAAGGGCATGAAGGACAACGCCAAGGTCTACAAGGGCAACAGCACCGCCATGAAGGCCGTCAACGCCGGCGAGGTGGAATCCGCGCTGATCTACCACTACTACTACTACGGCGACCAGGCCAAGACCGGTGAGAACTCGAAGAACGTCTCGCCGTACTACTTCAAGAACCAGGACCCGGGCGCTTTCCTCTCCGTCTCCGGCGGCGGTGTGCTGAAATCCTCGAAGAACGCCGAGAAGGCCCAGGCCTTCCTGAAGTTCATCACGGGCAAGAAGGGCCAGGAGATCCTGCAGAAGGGCACGTCCTTCGAGTACGCGATCGCTTCGGACGTCCCGGCCAACGAGAAGCTGGTCCCCATCAAGGACCTCCAGGCCCCCACCGTGGACCCGGCCAAGCTCAACTCCCAGAAGGTCACCGAACAGATGACCAAGGCAGGACTGCTGTAATTCCGTGATCACCGATCCATCGGCGCCGGAGATTTCCGGAAGCACGACGACGGCGGGCCGGGGTAAACGCCCCCGCCCGCCTTTCGGCGTTTCCGCCGTAGCTGTCCTCGCAGTGCTGATCGCGCTGTTTTCCCTCGTCCCGCTGGGGTACGTCGCCTTCATGACGGCCGCAACCGGCTGGGACACGGCGGCGGCGCTGATCTTCCGGCCGCGCGTCGGGGAGCTGCTGCTGAACACGGTCCTGCTGATCACCATCACCGTGCCGCTGTGCCTGGTCCTTGGTGTGGGCGGCGCCTGGCTCGTAGAGCGGACCACGCTCCGCGGCCACAAGATCTGGGCGGTGCTCCTCGCGGCCCCGCTGGCCATTCCTGCCTTCGTGAACAGCTATGCGTGGGTGTCCGCCGTGCCGTCGCTCGAGGGCCTGTCCTCCGGCGTGCTGATCGCCACCCTGTCCTACTTCCCGCTCGTCTACATCCCGGCCGCAGCGACCCTCAGCCGGCTTGATCCCGCGGTGGAACAGTCCGCGGCGTCGCTGGGGCTCGGCGCCTGGCGGTC is part of the Arthrobacter sp. KBS0703 genome and encodes:
- a CDS encoding iron ABC transporter substrate-binding protein; this translates as MKIRNNALAGIALAATAALGLSACGGSPAPAGSGTAAAANGEITVYNAQHESLTQEWVDEFTKETGVKVTLRQGDDTEMSNQIVQEGQASPADVFLTENSPAMAQVENAGLFADVDKDTVAQVPEAFRPSTNKWTGIAARSTVLVYDKTKLTEDKLPKSMLDLAKPEWKGKWAASPSGADFQAIVAALVELKGEAAAEEWLKGMKDNAKVYKGNSTAMKAVNAGEVESALIYHYYYYGDQAKTGENSKNVSPYYFKNQDPGAFLSVSGGGVLKSSKNAEKAQAFLKFITGKKGQEILQKGTSFEYAIASDVPANEKLVPIKDLQAPTVDPAKLNSQKVTEQMTKAGLL